Sequence from the Gloeocapsopsis dulcis genome:
CATCAGCACCTTGTTTCATGCCCCAATGACGGTCAAATTCTTCACCTTTTGTCGAACACATAATAACTCGAACATTTTGAGTTTTTGGATCAGTTTTTAACTTACGGCAAAGTTCATAACCATTCATTCTTGGCATGACAACATCAAGTACTACGATTGATGGACAGGATACTTGAATCTGCTCTAAAGCTTCAACTCCATCATGGGCTACAGTAACTTGTAAACCACTTTTTTGTAAGAGTTGTATAATAATTTCTCTTTGTGTGGGGCTATCTTCCACAACTAGAACTGTTGCCATATTTGTTAACTTATCCCCTGTATAAAATTTGGTCTTTCAGGAATTAACTACTGTTTAATATTTCTAGATATAAATTGGCTTTTCATGTTTTAACGTTACATATACACTTTAAAATAAATTCATTTTGTAAATTCAAAAAAAATTGATATTCTGTTACCGAAATTCCTTAACTACAAAACTAAGTTAACGCTAACTAAGTAAGTAACCAAGCGAGAATTTACTGATTGCTTTAATACGCTCAGAATTTGAAATTCCCTCCTTTCAGTAAATACACGGTGGTAGCTCATAGAAAGTTATGATAATGCTAGTAATTAAAGACTATTTGCTAACCAAAGTAATTTATATTGGCTTTGATATAAGGTTAATTTATAATTGAATTAGTAAGTTGAACTACTTAAAAAATGTACTAGATATGATTAGCTTAAACAAGTAATTAACATTTGTTACTAATTAAGTACCTCCATAATAAAAAGGCAAGCTTGCTTATATGAATTGACATTATGCAGGTGATATTTTCAACAACTTGAATTTTGATAAAAAATGCTTTTGTCAGCATCATTATTTGAAATAATTAATGCATTTATATAACTTAAGAGGACGATCAGCGTGCTGTATTTAGCAGAAGTTCAAAAGCAAAAAAGTGGGTTTATGGGTGCTGGAAAGGTTGAAATTAAATTACTAGCCTTTCAGCGAAGCGATCAAAGTTGGAATCCTGTGCCAGGAGAAGAAGTTATTCCTGTTGAAGAAGCTAGTAATTTTGCTACAGGAGCATTAGTGTTGGCTGATATAAATGCAAATCGACAAGTGCAACGCCTTCAAGAAGCAGGACGTCCCTTAGTTAATATTTTGCAAAATTTCTCTCGCTTACTCGAAAGATTTAAGCGTCAGGAGGAAGAGATTGAGCAATGGAAGCAATCTTTGACTTATCAAAGTCAGGAAATGAACCGTCGCAACATGGAAATGGAAGCACGTTTGGAACAACTGCAGCAAATGGAGGCAGAGTTTAAGCAATTAGAAGCAAGTCACCAGAAACTAAAAACTAGGCAAGAAGAAGCAGAAATATTGCGCCAGAAAATTGAATCTAGCCGCCACAGCTTAGCTAAAGCCTGGGAGGAGTTAGAAAGGGAAAAGCACCGCTTGGCAAAATTACAGTATTCAGGATTAAATGAATTTCAAATAGATCAAATTCAGCAATTGATAGAACAGTTGTCTAATAGTGTTTTACCTAAATCATTACAAGAAAAAATTGCTATTTTATTAGATAATATTACGAATGAACAAAACTTATTGAGTCAGCATTGGCAGCAAGTAGAACAGCAGCAAACTTCTGCAGGTCAACAGCAACAAGAATTTGAAAACATAGCCCAAGCATGGCAAGAAACTTTTGCAGAATGGCAACAAATTCAACAACAATTAGAGCAGACAAGCTCTGAGTTAAAAGCACAAACTGTGGTTTTTAATTACAAGCAAGAATACACTCAATTGTTGAAGCTACAGTTACAAAAACATAGTCAATTACAGCAAGCAATATCTCAAATGTCTGAAAGTAGTATTCAGCTTGATGTTAGCAATCAAGTAAATGCAACTGAGTTAGAAAAAATGCCATTAGAGCAATTGCAACAGCTTGTACATGATTTGCAAGAAGACTTAACTAAGAATTCTCAGTTTGTGAACGATCAAGAGGAAGAACTAAAATTTCAAAAGCAAACTGTAGAAGAATTGCAAGCAAAACTGAATGATGCTGAATCTTCAGAAAGAGTACAAATAGAAACAGAATTAGCTGAAGAATACGATCGCTATCAAATGCTGAACGAAACTTTAGTTGGACAACGCCAAAATCTCCGAGTACGTAGGGCAGTTTTGCAGCAGCATCTACACATTTTATGGCGTCAGCAAGGTGTCAATTATTTTATGGCGACTGATGAACCAAGCGTAGATTTAAAGCCTGTACTAGCACAACTTGAGGTACATAAGGAACAAAAAGTTGAGGAACTACAAAAACTAGAACAAGAGCTTGCACAGTTACAATCGAGTATTGAACATCTACAAAGCTTAGTTGATACTCAAACTCAGCTCCGAAATTCAAAACAGCAAGAATGGCAAAATTTAGAGCAGAATCTACATTCCTTACAAGCATCTGTAGCAGAAGCTTGGGGAAGAGTGAATTTGTCACAAGAAATATTACAACCAATACAAGAAAATTGGAACTCGCTGCAGCAACCATTAGAAGAGATCGCTGCTACTCTTAATAACAGTGATGAGCATCAGACAATTGCACACCTTCGTCAAGCCTTACAAAGTCTCGTGCCTTAAATTGAAACGGCAGTGCCTTAAAAATTTAAGGTGTTAGATTTCTGTGAATCCACAACCCGCCATTTTTTACTTGGGCGATCGCTCCTCCAGGTAAAGGATCGCTTTGGGAACCGTTAGAGGCTGCAATCAAAGCAACAACTTTTTCGATGTGCTCAAAGCTAGCAGCACTTTGCAGCGTTTGTTGCAAAACTCGGCGGATGACGCGACGTTGTAGCGCTAGTGGTGCGGTACGTAAGACAAGACAATTGAGCTGAATAGTTGCTTCATTGGTCGTTACTGTTGCGTTTTGCTGGAGTTGTTGAGCTACTGATTCGAGGTATTCTACCTCTGCTTGTAAAATTTCTGCCGTCTGAGCTAAATTTTGCTCGACTTTAGGGTTGAATTGATACAAATACGGTAGCAATTCTTGACGAATTCGATTCCGTGCATATTTGAGATCTTGGTTAGTTGAATCTTCCCAAACTTTAAGTTGCATCTCCTGACAAAATGTAGCAGTTTCAGTTCGCGTTACTTCTAATAAAGGACGAACTAAGATGATTTCTGCTGTCAGTGGACGATGCCATGTGAGTGCTTGCAAGCCATCAGCACCGCTACCACGAATTAAATTATAAAGTAGCGTTTCGGCGCGATCGCTTGCTGTATGCCCTGTGACAACATGGTTATAGTTGTTTTCTTGTGCGATCACGCTCAAGGTTTGATAGCGCCATTCTCTAGCTGCTGCTTCACTGTGTAATCCGCGCTCAGTAGTTTTGCTGTAGAACGGTATATTCCACAATTGCGCCAACTGAGATACATAAGTTGCATTTGCTGCTGCATCACTACGCCATTGATGGTTACAGTGTGCAATACCTAACTGCCATTCCCATTTAGGTTGTAAGTCTAGAAGTAATTTAGCTAAGCATAGGGAATCTTGCCCTCCTGATACAGCAACAAGTATCCGTTGGTGGCGTGGCAAAAGACAACGCGATCGCAATATCCGATGTACTCTCGCGTGTAATAAACTCCAATCTGAGCATTTAGCCATCAATACAAAGCACAATCAGCTAAGAGCCACACCTAGAAAAACCAACCGTAAGAATGTAGACCTTTACCCAAGAGATTAACACCGAGATAGCAAACCCAAACGACAATAAAGCCAGTAGCAGCTAAAATTGCTGGGCGGCGTCCTTGCCAACCACGAGTAATCCGTGCATGAAGATAAGCTGCGAAGACTAGCCATGTAATCAGCGCCCATGTTTCTTTGGGGTCCCAACTCCAGTAAGAACCCCAAGCTTCGTTAGCCCAAACTGCACCAGCAATGATGCCAATTGTCAGCAGCGGAAATCCTAAACCAATGACGCGGTAACTAATATTATCAAGAGTTTCTGCTAAACTGAGACGCTGAGGTGAGAGGGGTTCAGCATTGACAGGATTTGGGGTTTGAACTGTTGACACTGCCTCGATAACTGCGGTGCTGCTGCCATTACTTTGAAAAGCTGCAACATTGTTATCTAAACTAACTTTCTCAATTGGCGTGACTTCGCCTGCTTTGTGCAAAACGTAGCCATTGTTGCGATAACCACCTGTCCCAATCGAACTACCTTGAAGGATAATTTGACCGCGAGTGACAATAAGAAACGCTATAGCAAGGAGAGAGCCTACCATTAAGGCTGCATAGCTAAGCATCATCACACTAACATGCATCATTAACCAATTAGACTTGAGCGCTGGTACCAAAGGCGCAGATGACTGCATATCGTTTGGTAGTGTAAGTGCTGCAAAGGCAGTAATTCCCATTGCTACTGGCGTTGTTACAACACCGACTAAACGACTGCGAGTATTATTTTCGGCAATCAAATGAACTGCTGTAATGCCCCATGTGAGAAAAAATAAAGATTCGTATAAATTACTGATGGGGAAGTAACCCGCTTCTAACCATCTTGCGCCTAGTAACGTCGCAATACACAAGTTAGCGATCGCCATCCCAGTTGTTCCTAAAGCTGGAAGATAGCTTAGTCGTGGAAATGCTGCTCCTATCCAATAGATCAACATTGTTACAAACAGAATTGCAAAGGAAGCATTATCTAACCAATTTTGTAGTAAAACGAGATTCATAACGTTTTTCGTGTTCTCTCAATCTTTTATAGAGTAGGACGCCTAGCGACTAAAGTCGCGGCTTAAATAAAGCCATTAGCTATTAGCTGTTAGCGCTTAGCCAATTGCCAATTGTTAAATGCTAATTGCTTTCACAGGTTTTGTTTGTGTAGCTGCCGTTTTAACCGCTAATTGTGTCTATCTTGATCCTATCTGGTAACGTAGCTTACTTTTTTATCATGACCGAGTAAATTTGATACGTAGCTATTGGCTCGTTGTTAGAGTCTTTTCTCTGCTTTCTCTAGAACCTTGGATCTGAGGCTTTTCTTATTCTACTTTTTCTAAGGAGACAAAAATATCGTAGCGAATGCTGCGCTCATCACTAACTGCCGCAGTTCCTCCTATTGAGCGTGTTACTTCTAGCAGAATGTTTTGTCCAGGAAGTAACTGCGGTAAAGGTAAAGCCTTGACAGTAGGATTGACGTCTAGGAAAAACTGACTGTTGTTGGGATTAAGTCTAGGAACTGTATTTTGAAATTGCGTTGTACTTGCTAAGTTTTTTGTAGGTTGTGGTAGCAGACGCTCAACAATGGGAGCACCTAACGTGATAAAAGCAACATTGTTGTCTAACCAACCACGAGTAGCTGTGAGGGTACCAAAGGGTGCGATCCAATTAGTTACTGTGTTGTTAGCTAGCTGTGTTTCTTGAGTTTTGAATTGATAGCGACTTTGCAGTACTTGCTCTAGCTGTTGAAACGATTTGTTTGCTGCTGTGCGATCGCTTGTCTCAATCATCAATACCAATGAAAGCATAAAATCTTGTTGCGCTTGTGTAGATGCAGGGACTATCGCCAAGGAAAACTCACTGTTCATCCAGCTTAGTAAATCCCGATCTAAATCTAAACCTGTCAATGATTTGAAGCCTGCACGTAAATTTTCTGGTGGAAATGGCGTTAAGGGATTTGACTGTGATGATATGACATAGTCTTGCCACAGTTGTTGTAAATTACCACCAGAGAGCATCATGAAAGTTTCAGATGGTAAACGTTGTTGCATCTGACCTGCGCTATTTTCTACGCGATGCACGCGCTGGCTATTTGGGTTTAACCAGGAAATGCTTCTAAAACTCAATCCCTCCGGTTCTATGGTAATTGAACTAGCTAGTCCTTGATTTTCTTTGAGGCGGGCTAAACCTTGGGGAATTGCACTTTGCGCTGGATTAGTTTGAGCGACTCTCGCTGCAATTGGCACATTGAGATACACTTGGGCAAAACGATTTGGCTGAGCAATTTTACTGATCGCTGTTGTATAGCCTGGTATCTTTGCTAGAGATAACCCATTGTGATAAGTATCAATTGCTTTTTCAGTTACTTGAGGATTATCGCTGACAACAACAAAGCGTTGATCGAGAACGGCAGCTGAATAATTTGTGCCTGTTGTACCTTGCGTTTCTTGAATTTGAGTTCCTTTGTAGTCACGCGAGATCCACTTTTGAGTTTGGGGTTTTGATGTTTCCCAGACTTGCTGTGCCGCTACTTGATCGGCAATTGGTAGCACCATCAGCAGTGCTTGGTTTTGATTTGTTAGTGTGGGGTTAGTTGTAGTATTGTTGAGAGTTTCAGGTGGCAAAAAAGCAATTGTTGCTTCTTGACCAATCCAGGGTTGAATGTCTTGCTGGTAATTGTAGCCGTAGGCAGTTAGAAAGCGATCGCGCCACTGCAGAAAATTCTTTTCTAGTTCGGCTTGCGTTTGCACTGTGCCAAATTGACGCAATTGTTGCCACTGATTTTCATCTGTAGATACAGATATTGTTAGTAACGCCTCTTGCGGGACAATGTTTGCTCCTACGGGTATCTCTGCTAGTCTATTTTGTTGAGTGACTACCCAATAAGTCACTACGCCGACGCCAACTAAGCAGCTAGTAATAATAACAGCGGGTAAAACGCGATTGTTTTTTTTTGGCATAGCTGAAAAAGAAAAATAATTTTGTGCTATTGATTTCCGTAAGTGAGACTATTTGACGATAAGCGAATAGCCTCTATGATATTTTTTTTATTTAACCAACTAATCAATGCTTAAGCTCCCGCTGTATAATGCCTAGCCTGGCAAAATTTAAACCCGATTAATTCTAACTATTTTCATTTGTATTCGTTCTATCAATTAGATCCAACCTTTACTTAAACTTTACTTAACCTAAGTCTGCCAAGTTATTTATGGTGGCTAAACTTACTGAGCGTAAAAAAATCAGTATACCTATATAGGTTAAATCTAAATGGTGACACTGAGCGTGAGGTAAATTAGAGTTCACTACTGAAGTAACAATATTGAGATGTATCAGCTCTTATGCAGGCAGAAGTGAGTTAAGCAGTTACTGATAGTTTGTCACCTTTCTGTGGCGACGTTTCTTATCAACAACCTGCGAGTATTTTTCGACTTTTCTCTAAAACTTTGTGTTGAATTTGTTGCAAATTGCCAAGAACCATATGCCGTTACAAATTTCTAAGTCAAAAGCCTTTATTGCACCTTTAGCTACTTTAGCTTTAGGTCTAGCTGCCTGTGGACAACAAACCACCACTCCTGGTACAGGTACAAGTCCTGCAGCACAACAAGGTCCTAGTGCCAACATTAGTGGTGCTGGAGCTACTTTTCCTGCGCCTTTGTATCAGCGATGGTTCACAGAATATAACAGAAATGTCAATCAAGGCGTACAAGTCAGTTATCAATCCGTTGGAAGTGGTGCTGGTCTAGAACAGTACATTAACGGAACTGTAGATTTTGGTGCAAGTGATGCACCAATTCAAGGCGATCGCCTTGCGTCTTTCAAGCAAAAGTATAATGCCGATCCGATTCAAGTACCTATGGCTGCAGGTGCTGTACCCTTGGCATACAACTTGCCAGAAATTGAAGGACAAGAATTGCGACTTCCCCGTGAAGCTTACTGTGGCATCGTTACAGGTCAAGTAACTCGGTGGAACGATCCTTCAATTGCTCAAGCTAACCCCGACTTAAACTTACCAGATAGAGCAATTACCTTCGCTCATCGTTCAGATGGTAGTGGTACTACGTTCATTTTTGTCAATCACGTTGATACAGCGTGTCCAAACTGGCAAGCTGGAGTTGGGACTTCGGTTAACTGGCCTACAGGCGTTGGCGCTCAAGGTAATGAAGGTGTAGCTGCGCAAATCCAGCAAAATGAGGGTACAATCGGCTACATCGAGTACGCCTATGCCAAGCTGAATGAAATTCCTACTGCTTTGCTAGAAAATGCTTCAGGGGAATTTGTCGGACCAACACCTGAATCGGCTAGTGCTGTTTTTGATGGAGAAGAAATTCCAGAAGACTTTGCGTTACTTGTCCCAGATTCAGACAATCCAGCAGCATTCCCTATTGCTGGTTTGACTTGGATATTGGTGTATCCTACTTATGAAGATGCCAATAAGTGGCAAGCAATGCGGAATGTATTTGAGTGGTCGTTGACGGAAGGTAGACCCATTACAGAAGAGTTGGGTTATATTCCTATGCCCGACAGCATTGTACAGCGCATTCGTCAAGTCTTTGATGAAAGAGTTCAAGCTGGATAACTAGTTAAAGAGATGGCTAGCAGCAGGTGGCTGTTGCTAGCTACAAAACTTTTGTTGTAAGCAAGCACAGGTTATTAAGAAGGGAAATCATGAGTGCGGTAACTGGAGAACAACCACGGCAAAAATGGCGAGGACTAGAAAGGCGAAATGATGTAGTAAACACCCTTGATCGAATTTTTTTCTGGTTGGTAGTGTTAGGGGCAGTGGCAGTAGGTGCAGTTCTTTTATGGATTGGCGTACAGATTGCTATTAGTGCTTGGCCCGCAATTCAGACTTTCGGTCTACAATTTTTAGTATCAACAACTTGGGACCCCGTCCAAAATATCTACGGTGCGCTGCCACAGATTTATGGGACAATTGTTACATCTATAATCGCCCTTGTGATTGCGATTCCTGTAGGAGTTGGTGTCGCAGTTTTCTTGAGTGAAGATTTCATTCCTAACTCTATTCGGACTCCCATTGCCTTAGCAATTGAATTGATTGCTGCTATTCCGAGTGTGGTAATCGGGTTGTGGGGCATTTTTGTATTTATTCCGTTTATCCGCCCTTTCTATACCTTCCTGTACGAAAACTTTGGCTGGATTCCCTTGTTTAGCACAGTACCTAGGGGTAACAGTTTGCTAACGTTGGGTATTGTCTTGGCAGTGATGATTTCACCCACAATCATTGCAATTTCTCGTGGTAGCCTAATCGCATTACCCCGCGATCTCCGTCAAGGTGCGCTTGCTTTAGGTGCAACTCGCTGGGAAACAATCTTACGAGTTTTAATTCCGGCTGCTTTCTCTGGTATCGTTGGCTCGATTATGCTTGCCTTGGGTCGGGCAATGGGTGAAACAATGGCAGCAGCAATGCTTGTCGGTAACGCAAACCAAATTACTACATCACTACTGGCTCCAGGCGCTACTATCGCCTCCATTATTGCGGCTCAATTCGGAGAAGCGGGTCGTGACCAAGTTGCGGCTTTACTATACTCTGGCTTAATTTTAATGATTTTGACGCTGATTGTGAATATATTGGCGGAAATCATTATTCAAAAATTCCAGAATGTGGAGTAAGTGATTCGATTTAAGCACGAGGATTATAAAGGATATGGCAACCGCTGAAGGCAAATTTTCTGATAGCAGAAGACCACAAATTAATTTAACCCGCTCTGCGCGAACGCCTTGGCGGAATTCTTTCGATACTTTCATGACGATCTTGACTGGCGCTTTTACGATACTGATATTAATTCCTCTAGTTGCCATTGTTTGGGACGTAGCTAGAGAAGGTATCGGTCAGTTAGGCATACAATCTTTTACAGAGTTACCTCCACCACCAGGTTTGACTGAAGGTGGTTTTGGTAACGCGATTATTGGCACTCTTATTACTCTAGGAATTGGTGCCGCCTTTAGTGTACCGTTAGGAATTTTGGCTGCTGTCTATCTCTCCGAATTCGGGCGGGGTACTAAGCTAGCTTATGTGGTCAAGTTTGCAACAAACGTCTTAGCTGGAGTTCCAGCAATCTTGGCTGGTCTATTTGCTTATACTGTTGTAGTCTTGACAACTGGTACATTTTCTGCATTTGCCGGAGGTGTAGCAATCTCAGTTGTGATGGTACCGATTGTGCTACGTGCTACAGAAGAAGGATTATTACTTGTCCCGCAAGAAATACGGCAAGCTGCTGTTGGAATTGGAGCAACAAAGTTTCAAACTATCTCCCGCATTGTTATTCCAGCAGCTTTGCCCTCTATTGCTACCGCAGTCACATTATCTTTAGCGCGCGCAGGTGGAGAAGCAGCACCTTTACTATTCACAGCATTGAACAATAACTTTTGGTCAACAGATGTCTGGGCACCAATTGCAACATTACCAGTTCTCATCTATTTCTACGCTATTATTCCGTTCAAAGCACAGCAGGACCTTGCGTGGACAGCAGCTTTAGTCTTATTAGGAATAATCTTGACTTTCAGTATTTCTTCGCGCTTACTAACGCGGCAGAGATTCCAGTAGTCATATCTTGGCTAAATGTTGAAGGCAAAATTAGGAAATATAATCTTTACTAGATCCATAGAACCATGAATCCTAACACTGTTAATACACCAAATTCTAGAAGTACTAATACAACGCAAGAAGCGATTTTACGTACTGAAAATGTTTCTGTAACTTATGGTTCTTTCCAAGCATTACGCGGTGTCACCTTAGACATTCTCAAAAATCAAGTAACAGCTTTTATTGGACCTTCAGGTTGTGGTAAGAGTACGCTACTGAGATGCTTCAATCGCCTTAATGACCTTATTCCTGGTACGAAAGTCGGTGGAAAAGTGACTTATCAAGGCGCTGACATCTATGCAGATAAAGTAGATCCAGTACAAGTACGGCGCAGGATTGGAATGGTGTTTCAAAAACCAAATCCTTTTCCTAAATCGATCTACGATAACATTGCTTTTGGCGCGAAAATTAACGGCTACAAGAAAAGCGAAATGGATGAAATTGTCGAGCGCTCGCTGCGTCAAGCTGGATTATGGGAGGAAGTTAAAGATAAACTGAAAGAAAGTGGTTTATCGTTATCTGGTGGTCAGCAACAGCGTCTATGTATCGCACGGACAGTTGCAATTGAACCTGATGTTGTTTTGATGGATGAACCCGCTTCGGCACTTGACCCACTCTCTACTAGAAAAGTAGAAGAACTCATTCAAGAACTAAAAGAACATTACACAATCATTATTGTTACCCACAATATGCAGCAGGCTACGCGGGTAGCTGATATGACAGCATTTTTTAATGCAGAAGCCGAAGAAGGCGGAAAACGCTTTGGCTATTTGGTTGAGTACGATAGAACGGAAGCAATCTTCAATAACCCCAGAGAAGAGTATACGCGTCAGTACGTTAGCGGTAGGTTTGGTTAACACAACAAGGCTGTAACACCTTACCTAGAACCTACTTATTTGGCTGTAGCAAGGTTTCTTGTAGGTTTCATAATTTTGGCAAGAATGCGATCGCGTCTTGCTAGATAAATTGAAAACAATCTGTTTGCAATAGTTAACTGTTGATGAGATTTATTTCCAACATCACCATCCGACTTCTAGGGTATTAGTAGATAATGAGATGAATCAAGCAAACAAGTACATTTTTTATGTATGATTGCTGCTTGAACGCCCAATATCCATCATCTACTATCCTGATGCATGTGAAGAAAATAGCGGCTGTTCCCCATCGAATCTTATGGTCTTTAGTTGGGTTACTTCTAACTATTGGCGGTACTTTTATCGAAGCACATTTTGCGAGTGCACCTTGGAGTTGGAACCAATATGGCGTTCAGACAACTTCTCTAGGAGTAACGTATCAAATTGGAGCAGTACTGCTTGTAGGTTGTTTGGGAGGTAAAACGGCTGGAGCGCTTTCTCAAATTGCTTACGTAGTGCTTGGCTTAACTTGGCTACCAGTATTTTATCAAGGTGGCGGAATGAGTTACCTGAGCCAGCCTTATTTTGGCTACTTACTCGGCTTTATTCTAGGAGCCTGGGTATGTGGTTTTCTGGCTTTTCAAAGCTCAACTAAACTAGAATCACTTGCTTTTAGTTGTTTGTGTGGTTTACTGACTATTCATTTGTCTGGTTTGGTTTATCTTCTTTTAAACTATGTTGTCGGTTCAAGATTAATACAAACAACTCTTTTAGAAGCTGTATTAAGCTACTCTGTGTATCCGCTCCCAGGACATCTTGTTATTGCTTGTACAGTAGCGGTTTTATCTTATTGCCTGCGATACGTTATGCTGTACTAGCTACTTTTTTGAGTAAATCACTATTTTTTCTAGGTTTTAGAGTAAACCTAAAACCTCAGCTTTTCAATTCCCATGCGTGTAAAAAATCGTCTTTTTTGGATTATTGCTGTAATTAGTCTAGTTGTAGATCAATTAACTAAGTTTTGGGTAGTACAAAATTTTTATTTATCAGAGACACAACCCATAATTAATGGGGTATTTCATCTTACCTATGTAACAAATACTGGCGCAGCTTTTAGTTTATTAAGTGGTAAGGTTGAGTGGCTACGCTGGCTTTCTTTGGCTGTAAGTTTAGGATTGATGGCATTAGCCTGGTTTGGAGGAGCTATGCTGACTCTTGAACAACTAGGCTATGGATTAATTTTAGGAGGTGCGCTGGGCAACGGTATTGATCGTTTTGTTGCTGGAAGCGTTGTTGACTTCTTAGATTTCCGTCTTATTCAGTTTCCGATTTTTAACTTTGCTGATATATCGATTAATCTTGGCATTATTTGTTTACTCATTGCCACGTTTGCCCAACCAAAAAACACGACTCGTACCCGATAAAAATAAGGGGATCTGTTGATTAGATCCCCTTAAAGTTCTTACTTTTTGAGTCAGTTACTCATTATCAGTTCGTTACTAAGGTGTAACACCTTCAGTAGGGCTTGTCGGTGCAGTGCTGTCCATTCCTGGTGCAGGCATCATCATGCCATCTGGACTAGCTGGAGCACCAGGAGTTGGTGCTATGCCGCCAGGAGGGGTCATCATGTCCATACCAGGTGCTGGTGCTATGCCACCAGGAGGGGTCATCATGTCCATACCAGGTGCTGTTGTATCTGGAGATGTAGCATCTGGAGCAGGAGCATTTACTGGGCTTTCAGGAGTTACTCTTGTACCACCTCCAGTAGGGCTTTCAGGGGGGAGTGTTGTGCCCTCAGCAGGTCCTCCTGGCGGAGTCACGGTGTCTGGAGCTATTGTACCATCTGGTCCTGGCAGTGGTGTTACTGGTGGCGCTGTGGGGTCTAATGGAGTCGTTGCATCAGGAATGGGAGTTGTTACACCAGGAGTTGTCGGAGTTGTTGCATCAGGCGCAACTGTTCCTGTAGGTGCAGGATCTGTTACGGGTGTACCACCTTCACAACGAGAGTTAAGGGGAAAACGCTCACATAAAATTTCTAAACCTTGCGGTGAAAGCTCAATTTCTGGAGTTTCACTAGTTTGCTCTTGAGCTACAGCATTACTAGTTAATGCCAGAGTCAAAGCAGTACCAAATAAACCTATGTATCTCTTTTTCACACCACTTAACCTCAACACGTTTTTTGGATCATTTAATCAGAGGAAAATATATCAAAAATCTACCCTAATGAGGATATTTATGAGTTTTTTGTATGTATGTAATGGTGCTTGATAAGAAGAAATGCTGCTACAACGATAGTTTCAGGAAACAGATAAGATTGTTTTATTGTCTTAATAAGATTACAGAATACATCAGCGATCGCTATAACAATAAATTACTTTAAGGCAAAATATCAAGATAGAGACAGCATACCTAAAATTTCCTTTACTCCTTCACAAGAGCAAGTAAAAAGATAGAAAATCGAGCCTTTCTCCTTTCCTTGATGTTTTTC
This genomic interval carries:
- a CDS encoding response regulator transcription factor gives rise to the protein MATVLVVEDSPTQREIIIQLLQKSGLQVTVAHDGVEALEQIQVSCPSIVVLDVVMPRMNGYELCRKLKTDPKTQNVRVIMCSTKGEEFDRHWGMKQGADAYIVKPFQSNEFLGTVKQLLQG
- the hmpF gene encoding pilus motility taxis protein HmpF, whose product is MLYLAEVQKQKSGFMGAGKVEIKLLAFQRSDQSWNPVPGEEVIPVEEASNFATGALVLADINANRQVQRLQEAGRPLVNILQNFSRLLERFKRQEEEIEQWKQSLTYQSQEMNRRNMEMEARLEQLQQMEAEFKQLEASHQKLKTRQEEAEILRQKIESSRHSLAKAWEELEREKHRLAKLQYSGLNEFQIDQIQQLIEQLSNSVLPKSLQEKIAILLDNITNEQNLLSQHWQQVEQQQTSAGQQQQEFENIAQAWQETFAEWQQIQQQLEQTSSELKAQTVVFNYKQEYTQLLKLQLQKHSQLQQAISQMSESSIQLDVSNQVNATELEKMPLEQLQQLVHDLQEDLTKNSQFVNDQEEELKFQKQTVEELQAKLNDAESSERVQIETELAEEYDRYQMLNETLVGQRQNLRVRRAVLQQHLHILWRQQGVNYFMATDEPSVDLKPVLAQLEVHKEQKVEELQKLEQELAQLQSSIEHLQSLVDTQTQLRNSKQQEWQNLEQNLHSLQASVAEAWGRVNLSQEILQPIQENWNSLQQPLEEIAATLNNSDEHQTIAHLRQALQSLVP
- the tilS gene encoding tRNA lysidine(34) synthetase TilS, giving the protein MAKCSDWSLLHARVHRILRSRCLLPRHQRILVAVSGGQDSLCLAKLLLDLQPKWEWQLGIAHCNHQWRSDAAANATYVSQLAQLWNIPFYSKTTERGLHSEAAAREWRYQTLSVIAQENNYNHVVTGHTASDRAETLLYNLIRGSGADGLQALTWHRPLTAEIILVRPLLEVTRTETATFCQEMQLKVWEDSTNQDLKYARNRIRQELLPYLYQFNPKVEQNLAQTAEILQAEVEYLESVAQQLQQNATVTTNEATIQLNCLVLRTAPLALQRRVIRRVLQQTLQSAASFEHIEKVVALIAASNGSQSDPLPGGAIAQVKNGGLWIHRNLTP
- the ccsB gene encoding c-type cytochrome biogenesis protein CcsB, with the translated sequence MNLVLLQNWLDNASFAILFVTMLIYWIGAAFPRLSYLPALGTTGMAIANLCIATLLGARWLEAGYFPISNLYESLFFLTWGITAVHLIAENNTRSRLVGVVTTPVAMGITAFAALTLPNDMQSSAPLVPALKSNWLMMHVSVMMLSYAALMVGSLLAIAFLIVTRGQIILQGSSIGTGGYRNNGYVLHKAGEVTPIEKVSLDNNVAAFQSNGSSTAVIEAVSTVQTPNPVNAEPLSPQRLSLAETLDNISYRVIGLGFPLLTIGIIAGAVWANEAWGSYWSWDPKETWALITWLVFAAYLHARITRGWQGRRPAILAATGFIVVWVCYLGVNLLGKGLHSYGWFF
- a CDS encoding DUF3352 domain-containing protein, whose amino-acid sequence is MPKKNNRVLPAVIITSCLVGVGVVTYWVVTQQNRLAEIPVGANIVPQEALLTISVSTDENQWQQLRQFGTVQTQAELEKNFLQWRDRFLTAYGYNYQQDIQPWIGQEATIAFLPPETLNNTTTNPTLTNQNQALLMVLPIADQVAAQQVWETSKPQTQKWISRDYKGTQIQETQGTTGTNYSAAVLDQRFVVVSDNPQVTEKAIDTYHNGLSLAKIPGYTTAISKIAQPNRFAQVYLNVPIAARVAQTNPAQSAIPQGLARLKENQGLASSITIEPEGLSFRSISWLNPNSQRVHRVENSAGQMQQRLPSETFMMLSGGNLQQLWQDYVISSQSNPLTPFPPENLRAGFKSLTGLDLDRDLLSWMNSEFSLAIVPASTQAQQDFMLSLVLMIETSDRTAANKSFQQLEQVLQSRYQFKTQETQLANNTVTNWIAPFGTLTATRGWLDNNVAFITLGAPIVERLLPQPTKNLASTTQFQNTVPRLNPNNSQFFLDVNPTVKALPLPQLLPGQNILLEVTRSIGGTAAVSDERSIRYDIFVSLEKVE